Proteins encoded within one genomic window of Hyalangium minutum:
- a CDS encoding PilZ domain-containing protein encodes MSYDNERRRHQRYPLRLAIKLHCPREVLDADIINASASGCLLLSRVPVEPGQSIEASIPELLIPRTRLNILRCQATPAGYVIAANFDTALGDELSIAWLSEEQSPESGVPRWLN; translated from the coding sequence GTGTCCTACGACAACGAGCGGCGTCGGCACCAACGGTACCCCTTGCGGCTGGCCATCAAGCTCCACTGCCCCCGTGAAGTGCTGGACGCGGACATCATCAATGCCTCGGCCAGCGGCTGCCTGTTGCTGTCTCGCGTGCCCGTAGAGCCCGGGCAATCCATCGAGGCCAGCATCCCCGAGCTGCTCATCCCTCGGACGCGGCTGAACATCCTCCGCTGCCAGGCCACGCCTGCGGGATATGTCATCGCCGCGAACTTCGACACGGCCCTGGGCGATGAGCTCTCCATCGCCTGGCTCTCGGAGGAGCAGTCCCCCGAGTCCGGCGTGCCGCGCTGGCTGAACTGA
- a CDS encoding DUF1684 domain-containing protein, producing MKWSSLLLVSLGLAAPVSAAPPSTPKPSTPPMNASPGIEAETRAWHTERVSRLTSDDGWLTLVGLHWLKEGANRFGSAPDNDVVFPAAFPAHAGTFTRKGATVSLALEKGTSLALEGKPFTGGALRSDADGKPDTLALGSVRFFVIRRGDRLGVRVKDSEAPTRKAFHGIPTYAPSAAWRVEGRFEPATTEKKISVPNVLGEVEEMVSPGTVVFTVGGQEYRLSPVQEPGEDQLFFIFGDLTNRDETYGAGRFLYAAMPKEGKVVLDFNRAYNPPCAFTSFATCPLPPSQNRLKVRVEAGEKRYGDH from the coding sequence ATGAAATGGAGCTCCCTGTTGTTGGTGTCCCTGGGCCTTGCTGCTCCAGTGAGCGCTGCGCCCCCATCCACCCCCAAACCTTCCACCCCGCCCATGAATGCCTCTCCTGGAATCGAAGCCGAGACCCGTGCCTGGCACACCGAACGCGTCTCCCGGCTGACGTCGGACGATGGGTGGCTCACGCTGGTGGGGCTGCATTGGCTCAAGGAGGGCGCCAACCGCTTTGGCTCTGCGCCGGACAATGACGTGGTGTTCCCGGCGGCCTTTCCCGCTCATGCGGGCACCTTCACCCGGAAGGGAGCCACGGTGAGCCTCGCGCTCGAGAAGGGCACGTCCCTGGCGCTGGAGGGCAAGCCCTTCACCGGAGGCGCGCTGCGCAGTGATGCCGACGGCAAGCCGGACACGCTGGCGCTGGGCTCCGTGCGCTTCTTCGTGATTCGCCGCGGCGATCGGCTGGGCGTGCGGGTGAAGGACTCGGAGGCGCCCACGCGCAAGGCGTTCCACGGCATCCCCACCTACGCCCCAAGCGCCGCCTGGCGGGTGGAGGGGCGCTTCGAGCCCGCCACCACCGAGAAGAAGATCTCCGTTCCCAATGTGCTGGGCGAGGTGGAGGAGATGGTGTCCCCGGGCACCGTCGTCTTCACCGTGGGAGGTCAGGAGTACCGGCTCTCGCCGGTGCAGGAGCCGGGCGAGGATCAGCTCTTCTTCATCTTCGGAGACCTGACCAACCGCGATGAGACGTACGGCGCGGGCCGCTTCCTGTACGCAGCCATGCCGAAGGAGGGGAAGGTGGTGCTGGACTTCAACCGGGCCTACAACCCGCCGTGCGCGTTCACCTCGTTCGCCACCTGCCCGCTGCCGCCGTCGCAGAACCGGCTCAAGGTGCGGGTCGAGGCCGGAGAGAAGCGCTACGGCGACCACTGA
- a CDS encoding TIGR02266 family protein → MEQGRRATDRKAVGLLVKLKHSDVGSFAEEFATNLSPGGMFIRTRTPQAVGTLVKFEVQIAGGVRVLRGTAVVRWVRETTNEEGPPGMGLQFQELDPVTQSLIDRMLQLSKAAASAGGAAAAGDKPSVDVEALEREMLAKGMLDRVGKRITASRLPAIAPSVAPVSRTAPKQGPGAKRQAEELPSGPMLTDERLEESADLGDLMDDLESMGSQIGKPGKPPVYSVHTAPTPVPLAVPPPGEDDVNIAVDDLLLVTPESASASSEVKFEVVDEPMPDIDFEMESLGGDLPVAVGMALEDAEVAPVLQGQPVPPPPPAAPARPAAPLPPVAKAYPAVAPQPAPSVQAAPPPPPVSAAPQVPPPAPPPPAAPPPPPAAAAPPAPLKPAFDVDVELGLIGPKLVNQSDSPDFKPGKGVEFELNLGSGEDIDVDKPGQKPRRKPPNRAPPLPAATPPSSGPAPSAPRSFPAGAPEARAEAPRPAAPVPGSAAAPAPAPPRPPVPEAPPKMVFPPTVFLHPPEPVVGTGPVIGIDLGTTNSCVAIMTGGRPQVLRSKEGYNTIPSVISISSQGKLLVSHRAKSQLVMRPTQTVYGAKRIVGRPYESAVVKQVRERFHYEIVPDALGRAAVRVADKVLSLEEVQGLILKECKEMAEQHLGQKVERAVVTVPAYYSEPQREAVRKSGALAGLKVERILNEPTSAALAYGLNREMDKRVLVYDLGGGTFDATILRIEKNVFEVLATGGDIFLGGLDLDNAIVDFLLERFQQLENVPFQGDGVALSRVSDAAEKAKIALSERQHYEVHIPMLMMDEIGRPRDLNFTMTRADLERICESLVSRTLDVVRDVLLDARLKPSDIDDIILVGGQARMPLVREKIKSLFGKSAHSSVNADEAVALGAALYSTAIDKVSSVVLIDVLPMTIGLAMPGGSFQRVIERNTPLPAQRSFAVATSRDDEEVLELSIFQGEDNHISANEYLGTVRLEGLPKGPKGSVRVAVTIKLDAECVLYVEAREYQTRKTVRATLATRYTPEELAQQLKVDANAARAAEERRGADLRERAGRFWGFLKKVVGRS, encoded by the coding sequence ATGGAACAGGGGCGGCGCGCGACAGACCGGAAAGCCGTAGGTCTGCTGGTGAAGCTCAAGCACTCGGATGTGGGGAGCTTCGCAGAGGAGTTCGCCACCAACTTGAGCCCTGGCGGCATGTTCATTCGCACGCGTACACCGCAGGCGGTGGGCACGCTTGTGAAGTTCGAGGTGCAGATTGCCGGCGGCGTCCGCGTGCTGCGCGGCACGGCCGTGGTGCGCTGGGTGCGCGAGACGACCAACGAGGAAGGCCCTCCGGGCATGGGGCTCCAGTTCCAGGAACTGGACCCGGTCACCCAGTCGCTCATCGATCGGATGCTGCAGCTCAGCAAGGCGGCCGCTTCAGCGGGTGGGGCCGCGGCGGCGGGGGACAAACCCTCCGTGGACGTGGAGGCGCTGGAGCGGGAGATGCTGGCCAAGGGCATGCTGGACCGGGTCGGCAAGCGCATCACCGCCTCGCGCCTGCCTGCCATCGCGCCCTCCGTTGCCCCGGTCTCCCGAACGGCGCCCAAGCAGGGCCCCGGTGCGAAGCGCCAGGCCGAGGAGCTCCCCTCGGGCCCGATGCTGACCGATGAGCGGCTGGAGGAGAGCGCCGATCTGGGCGACCTCATGGACGATCTCGAGTCGATGGGCTCGCAGATCGGCAAGCCCGGCAAGCCGCCCGTGTACTCGGTGCACACGGCTCCCACGCCCGTGCCCCTGGCCGTGCCCCCTCCCGGCGAAGATGACGTGAACATCGCCGTCGATGACCTGCTTTTGGTCACCCCGGAGTCTGCTTCCGCGTCCTCCGAGGTGAAGTTCGAGGTCGTCGACGAGCCCATGCCCGACATCGACTTCGAGATGGAGTCGTTGGGCGGGGATCTGCCCGTGGCCGTGGGCATGGCGCTGGAGGACGCCGAGGTGGCCCCCGTCCTTCAGGGCCAGCCCGTGCCTCCTCCTCCTCCGGCTGCACCCGCTCGTCCTGCGGCTCCGCTGCCGCCCGTGGCGAAGGCCTACCCTGCCGTAGCGCCGCAGCCTGCTCCCTCTGTGCAGGCTGCTCCGCCCCCGCCCCCGGTCTCCGCCGCGCCCCAGGTCCCGCCGCCCGCTCCGCCGCCTCCGGCCGCTCCGCCGCCTCCTCCGGCCGCCGCGGCTCCTCCAGCTCCGCTCAAGCCTGCGTTCGACGTGGATGTCGAGCTGGGCCTCATTGGCCCCAAGCTGGTGAACCAGTCGGACTCGCCGGACTTCAAGCCTGGCAAGGGCGTGGAGTTCGAGCTGAACCTCGGAAGCGGCGAGGACATCGACGTCGACAAGCCGGGTCAGAAGCCTCGGCGCAAGCCTCCCAACCGCGCGCCGCCGCTCCCTGCCGCTACGCCTCCGTCTTCAGGGCCCGCGCCCTCGGCTCCTCGTTCGTTCCCCGCGGGGGCGCCCGAGGCTCGTGCGGAGGCGCCGCGTCCCGCTGCGCCCGTTCCCGGGAGCGCTGCCGCGCCTGCGCCCGCGCCTCCCCGGCCGCCGGTTCCCGAGGCTCCCCCCAAGATGGTCTTCCCGCCGACCGTCTTCCTGCATCCGCCCGAGCCAGTGGTGGGCACGGGGCCGGTGATAGGCATCGATCTGGGCACCACCAACTCGTGCGTGGCCATCATGACGGGGGGCCGTCCCCAGGTGTTGCGCTCGAAGGAGGGCTACAACACCATCCCCTCGGTCATCTCGATCAGCTCGCAGGGCAAGCTGCTCGTGAGCCACCGGGCCAAGAGCCAGCTCGTCATGCGCCCCACGCAGACGGTCTACGGCGCGAAGCGCATTGTCGGCCGTCCCTATGAGAGCGCCGTGGTGAAGCAGGTCCGCGAGCGCTTCCACTACGAGATCGTCCCCGACGCGCTGGGCCGTGCCGCCGTGCGCGTGGCCGACAAGGTGCTCTCGCTGGAGGAGGTGCAGGGCCTCATCCTCAAGGAGTGCAAGGAGATGGCTGAGCAGCACCTCGGCCAGAAGGTGGAGCGGGCGGTGGTGACGGTGCCCGCCTACTACTCCGAGCCGCAGCGCGAGGCCGTGCGCAAGTCCGGCGCCCTGGCGGGCCTGAAGGTCGAGCGCATCCTCAACGAGCCCACCTCCGCGGCGCTGGCCTACGGCCTCAACCGCGAGATGGACAAGCGGGTGCTGGTCTACGACCTGGGCGGCGGTACCTTCGACGCGACCATCCTGCGCATCGAGAAGAACGTCTTCGAGGTGCTGGCCACCGGCGGTGACATCTTCCTGGGCGGTCTCGACCTCGACAACGCCATCGTCGACTTCCTGCTGGAGCGCTTCCAGCAGCTGGAGAACGTGCCCTTCCAGGGAGACGGCGTGGCCCTGTCGCGCGTGAGTGACGCGGCCGAGAAGGCGAAGATCGCCCTCTCCGAGCGCCAGCACTACGAGGTCCATATCCCGATGCTGATGATGGACGAGATCGGCCGACCGAGGGACCTCAACTTCACGATGACGCGCGCGGACCTGGAGCGCATCTGCGAGAGCCTGGTGTCGCGCACGCTGGATGTGGTGCGGGACGTGCTGCTGGACGCGCGGCTGAAGCCCAGCGACATCGACGACATCATCCTCGTGGGCGGTCAGGCGCGCATGCCGCTGGTGCGCGAGAAGATCAAATCGCTGTTCGGCAAGTCGGCGCACTCGAGCGTGAACGCGGACGAGGCGGTGGCGCTGGGCGCGGCGCTGTACTCGACGGCGATCGACAAGGTGAGCAGCGTGGTGCTCATCGACGTGCTGCCGATGACGATCGGTCTGGCGATGCCGGGCGGCTCGTTCCAGCGCGTCATCGAGCGCAACACCCCGCTGCCGGCGCAGCGCTCGTTCGCGGTGGCGACCTCCCGGGACGACGAGGAGGTGCTGGAGCTGTCCATCTTCCAAGGAGAGGACAACCACATCTCCGCCAACGAATACCTGGGCACCGTGCGGCTGGAGGGACTGCCGAAGGGCCCGAAGGGCTCGGTGCGCGTGGCGGTGACGATCAAGCTGGACGCGGAGTGTGTGCTCTACGTCGAGGCCCGGGAGTACCAGACGCGCAAGACGGTGCGGGCGACGCTGGCCACGCGGTACACGCCGGAGGAGTTGGCCCAACAGCTCAAGGTGGACGCGAACGCGGCGCGCGCAGCCGAGGAGCGCCGGGGCGCGGATCTGCGCGAGCGCGCGGGCCGCTTCTGGGGCTTCCTCAAGAAGGTGGTGGGCCGGTCCTGA
- a CDS encoding alpha-amylase family glycosyl hydrolase, whose protein sequence is MSRLPASLILLAMTGACGSGSGGGPGPSNPGTTPNTPAVEITPAAGDEWYRKAVFYEVFVRSFQDSNGDGKGDLKGLLSRLDYLNDGDPNTTQDLGVDALWLMPIFESPSYHGYDVVDYERIEPDYGTLEDFELLCVEAHKRGMRVILDFVINHSGVGHPWFVESASSPTSAKRGWYVWKDQDPGWKQPWSQFSNTPTWHKRNGAYYYGVFWDGMPDLNMQNAELRAEVKRLASLWLERGADGFRLDAARYLIETGAGAGQADTPETHAFWKEFAAHVRQAKPDAVLVGENWSTTPIVATYYGSTAKVPGGDELPLNFNFGISEQILAGLNGNNAAPIAAKLAEMARVYPAGVSDAPFLTNHDMVRLSTQLSGNAGKLANAAALLLTLPGAPFLYYGEELGMSNGGENNDESKRTPMPWNGTAGGGFTTGTPWYSFSGGYTSGRNVAAQENAAGSLLSRYRALIRARHASEALSRGGLKLLSSTQGTQVMLSFVRTLGEERVLVVHNVTDYNVSAGPFDLPGTTPEILFADSNVSALTKTATGWQASLPPRTTGIWRLKP, encoded by the coding sequence ATGTCGCGTCTCCCTGCCTCGCTGATCCTCCTCGCCATGACCGGGGCCTGTGGCTCGGGCTCTGGTGGCGGTCCTGGTCCTTCGAATCCCGGGACGACTCCGAACACTCCTGCGGTCGAGATTACTCCGGCGGCGGGGGACGAGTGGTATCGCAAGGCCGTCTTCTACGAGGTCTTCGTCCGGAGCTTCCAGGACTCGAATGGAGACGGGAAGGGGGACCTGAAGGGCCTCCTGTCGCGCCTGGACTATCTCAACGACGGCGATCCGAACACGACGCAGGACCTGGGCGTGGATGCGCTGTGGCTCATGCCCATCTTCGAGTCGCCGAGCTACCACGGCTATGACGTGGTGGACTACGAGCGCATCGAGCCGGACTACGGCACCCTGGAGGACTTCGAGCTGCTGTGCGTCGAGGCCCACAAACGGGGGATGCGCGTCATCCTCGACTTCGTGATCAACCACTCGGGGGTAGGGCACCCGTGGTTCGTGGAGTCCGCCTCGTCGCCCACGTCGGCAAAGCGCGGCTGGTACGTGTGGAAGGATCAGGATCCGGGCTGGAAGCAGCCATGGAGCCAGTTCTCGAACACCCCCACGTGGCACAAGCGCAACGGCGCCTACTACTACGGCGTGTTCTGGGACGGGATGCCGGACCTGAACATGCAGAACGCGGAGCTGCGCGCGGAGGTGAAGCGCCTGGCCTCGCTGTGGCTCGAGCGCGGCGCGGATGGCTTTCGGCTGGATGCCGCGCGCTACCTCATCGAGACGGGGGCGGGCGCGGGCCAGGCGGACACTCCGGAGACGCACGCCTTCTGGAAGGAGTTCGCCGCGCACGTGCGGCAGGCCAAGCCGGACGCGGTGCTGGTGGGGGAGAACTGGAGCACCACGCCCATTGTCGCCACCTATTACGGCTCGACGGCGAAGGTGCCGGGTGGCGACGAGCTGCCGCTCAACTTCAACTTCGGTATCTCCGAGCAGATCCTCGCGGGGCTCAATGGCAACAATGCGGCGCCCATCGCGGCGAAGCTGGCGGAGATGGCGCGCGTATACCCGGCAGGGGTGAGCGATGCGCCCTTCCTCACGAACCACGACATGGTGCGGCTGTCCACGCAGCTCAGTGGGAACGCGGGCAAGCTGGCCAATGCGGCGGCGCTGCTGCTCACCCTGCCTGGGGCTCCCTTCCTCTATTATGGAGAGGAGCTGGGAATGTCGAACGGTGGCGAGAACAACGACGAGTCCAAGCGCACGCCGATGCCCTGGAACGGCACGGCGGGAGGTGGCTTCACCACGGGGACGCCCTGGTACAGCTTCTCGGGGGGGTACACGTCGGGGCGCAACGTGGCTGCCCAGGAGAACGCTGCGGGCTCGTTGTTGTCGCGCTACCGGGCGCTGATCCGGGCGCGCCATGCCTCGGAGGCGCTGAGCCGCGGGGGACTCAAGCTCCTCTCGTCGACGCAGGGGACTCAGGTCATGCTCTCCTTCGTGCGCACGCTGGGCGAGGAGCGGGTGCTGGTGGTGCACAACGTCACGGACTACAACGTGTCCGCGGGCCCGTTCGACCTGCCGGGTACCACGCCCGAGATTCTCTTCGCCGACAGCAACGTCTCCGCGCTCACGAAGACCGCCACCGGTTGGCAGGCGAGCCTGCCGCCTCGCACCACGGGCATCTGGCGCCTGAAGCCGTGA
- a CDS encoding glucodextranase DOMON-like domain-containing protein, protein MLPLRRALLPLALGAVLASACLSRSTGGTAPLFTLADPRGDDHGDGDLRYPLREDLGPGSMDLLLLVAYPEDDGTRFEATFARPIAKPQAARTVDIAGETQAQKARLGFYTFNLDLYVDTDRVEGSGRTETLPGRNLSLAPGSAWEKAIVLTPRPYDARDQLRGEWQREEREERIRQQGSLGEAAQREVESEVERKLTGQVFFPTRVRVTGATVEFFVPNDFFGGAPRPEWGYALAVTGALFENKVNLSSLFGKEGPRASMVLPIVPGDSKEFFGGGRLGAANQSPVVDLVVPEGVTQEQVLGPNPPPWPAVVPVH, encoded by the coding sequence ATGCTTCCGCTTCGCCGCGCCCTGCTGCCGCTCGCGCTGGGGGCCGTGCTGGCCAGCGCGTGCCTCTCCCGGAGCACCGGAGGGACTGCCCCGCTCTTCACCCTGGCGGATCCGCGCGGGGATGACCACGGAGATGGGGACTTGCGCTATCCGCTGCGCGAGGACCTGGGGCCGGGCTCAATGGATCTGCTGTTGTTGGTGGCGTACCCGGAGGATGACGGCACGCGGTTCGAGGCGACCTTCGCGCGGCCCATCGCGAAGCCCCAGGCGGCGCGGACGGTGGACATCGCCGGAGAGACGCAGGCGCAGAAGGCGCGGCTCGGGTTCTACACGTTCAACCTGGACCTGTACGTGGATACGGATCGGGTGGAGGGCTCGGGCCGCACGGAGACGCTGCCGGGGCGGAACCTCTCGCTGGCTCCGGGGAGCGCGTGGGAGAAAGCCATCGTGCTCACGCCTCGGCCGTATGACGCGCGGGACCAGCTGCGCGGAGAGTGGCAACGGGAGGAGCGCGAGGAGCGGATCCGCCAGCAAGGCTCCCTGGGCGAGGCCGCGCAGCGCGAGGTGGAGTCGGAGGTGGAGCGCAAGCTGACGGGGCAGGTGTTCTTCCCCACGCGCGTGCGCGTGACAGGGGCGACGGTGGAGTTCTTCGTGCCGAACGACTTCTTTGGCGGCGCGCCTCGGCCGGAGTGGGGCTACGCGCTCGCGGTGACAGGGGCTCTGTTCGAGAACAAGGTGAACCTGTCCTCGCTGTTCGGGAAGGAGGGCCCCAGAGCGTCCATGGTGCTGCCCATCGTGCCGGGAGATTCGAAGGAGTTTTTTGGTGGAGGGAGGTTGGGAGCGGCGAACCAGTCACCGGTGGTGGACCTGGTGGTGCCGGAGGGAGTGACGCAGGAGCAGGTGCTCGGGCCGAACCCGCCTCCATGGCCCGCAGTGGTGCCCGTGCACTGA
- a CDS encoding glucodextranase DOMON-like domain-containing protein, translated as MKTRVATLTLAASLLSLPAFADGKVTFKDPSGDDNGPGTYKYPTDTVYKKASFDITEFTAEKKGNKVDFQVTLGTNLEDPWKMGNGFATQMVFVFIDTDGKEGSGHTDAPPGLNVQFAPDSAWDKLVILSPQAPARVRKEVETKAAGLKDDIIVPERTKGSGKKITGSVDAESLKGDPSQWGFQVVMQSNEGFPSGNDLLTRKVNEYEGQHRFGGGNDGDCDPQVIDILAGSGKGDASEKQAQYDMLKYECGAEGASKTKATLKMVRQSK; from the coding sequence ATGAAGACCCGTGTCGCAACCCTCACCCTCGCTGCCTCGCTGCTCAGCCTCCCCGCCTTCGCCGACGGCAAGGTCACCTTCAAGGATCCGTCTGGAGACGACAACGGCCCGGGCACCTACAAGTACCCGACGGACACCGTCTACAAGAAGGCCTCGTTCGACATCACCGAGTTCACCGCCGAGAAGAAGGGCAACAAGGTGGACTTCCAGGTGACGCTGGGCACCAACCTGGAGGACCCGTGGAAGATGGGCAACGGGTTCGCCACGCAGATGGTCTTCGTCTTCATCGACACGGACGGTAAGGAGGGCAGCGGCCACACGGACGCTCCTCCGGGCCTCAACGTCCAGTTCGCCCCGGACTCGGCCTGGGACAAGCTCGTCATCCTCTCGCCGCAGGCGCCCGCGCGCGTGCGCAAAGAGGTGGAGACCAAGGCCGCAGGCCTGAAGGACGACATCATCGTCCCCGAGCGCACCAAGGGCTCCGGCAAGAAGATCACCGGCAGCGTGGACGCCGAGTCCCTCAAGGGTGACCCCAGCCAGTGGGGCTTCCAGGTGGTGATGCAATCCAACGAGGGCTTCCCCTCCGGCAATGACCTGCTCACCCGCAAGGTCAACGAGTACGAGGGCCAGCACCGCTTCGGCGGCGGCAACGACGGCGACTGCGATCCGCAGGTCATCGACATCCTGGCCGGCAGCGGCAAGGGCGACGCGTCCGAGAAGCAGGCCCAGTACGACATGCTCAAGTACGAGTGTGGCGCGGAGGGAGCCTCCAAGACGAAGGCCACGCTGAAGATGGTGCGCCAGAGCAAGTAA
- a CDS encoding sugar ABC transporter permease, whose translation MATRREGVPHLPLHVLLVLFTLFTIYPILWVVTIAFSGRQNLAIATLPPEPTFTDRLRAITPWPEQWSFSNFSSVMTEQPFAQWMLNSAIIAVGTTVVGVFLACTAAYAFSRFKFPGQRAGMMAFLVSQMFPGTLMLIPLFIILVQWLGLGSSRLGLIIVYATTSIPFSVWMLKGYFDTIPKDLEEAALMEGASVGKIFWSIILPLAKPAVAVTALFSFMTSWNEFILAATFMDQEAMYTAPVGLRFFVGGFSQQWGYFAAGSIIVSIPVVFLFLFLQKYLVSGLTAGSVKG comes from the coding sequence ATGGCCACGCGTCGCGAAGGGGTCCCGCACCTGCCGTTGCATGTGCTGCTGGTGCTCTTCACCCTCTTCACCATCTACCCCATCCTCTGGGTCGTCACGATCGCCTTCTCCGGGCGGCAGAACCTGGCCATCGCCACGCTGCCGCCGGAGCCCACGTTCACTGACCGGCTGCGCGCCATCACCCCGTGGCCGGAGCAGTGGTCCTTCTCCAACTTCAGCTCGGTGATGACGGAGCAGCCGTTCGCCCAGTGGATGCTCAACAGCGCCATCATCGCCGTGGGCACCACCGTGGTGGGCGTCTTCCTGGCCTGCACCGCCGCCTACGCCTTCAGCCGCTTCAAGTTCCCCGGCCAGCGCGCGGGCATGATGGCCTTCCTGGTGTCTCAGATGTTCCCGGGCACCCTGATGCTCATCCCCCTGTTCATCATCCTGGTGCAGTGGCTGGGTCTGGGCAGCTCGCGGCTGGGCCTCATCATCGTCTACGCCACCACCTCCATCCCTTTCAGCGTGTGGATGCTCAAGGGCTACTTCGACACCATTCCGAAGGACCTGGAGGAGGCGGCGCTCATGGAGGGCGCCTCGGTAGGCAAGATTTTCTGGAGCATCATCCTTCCCCTGGCTAAGCCCGCCGTGGCCGTGACAGCGCTGTTTTCTTTCATGACCTCTTGGAATGAGTTCATCTTGGCGGCTACCTTCATGGACCAAGAGGCCATGTACACGGCGCCGGTCGGGCTCCGCTTCTTCGTCGGTGGGTTCTCCCAGCAGTGGGGCTACTTCGCCGCAGGCTCCATCATCGTCTCCATCCCCGTGGTGTTTCTGTTCCTGTTCCTCCAGAAGTACCTCGTGTCCGGCCTCACGGCTGGAAGCGTGAAAGGTTGA
- a CDS encoding carbohydrate ABC transporter permease — translation MIPPQTNPPSVRRPRVLVGLALALGVGLALAYALLAQAREDAAIEREQRRTLISLNALADLVRRAGGSGDGVRAVVDAAKEQLPAGSHVRVIAFSGVKLESSTFPEDQGDKAAPRRLAREEKVIYDRGQRLRAAVETNREEGSARKPEIEIELLPTGGRLFSAPVEADGGVVGMVDLATQPLPKAERPGLAPVLLAFFLPLLVLLGVSFVKLQRQWQLVAAAAVLFMAGLGGYTQYSMRALEDGVRGSQGAVAEHLRAIAERGKAAITAQNLTTEPALAPGTWDTDVYRKPLGLLDAQGTVNEAVVTQRVETLQSQASRASALLGLLGLALLAFIGLGGLHRTVSTMVEHREAYAYIAPAMVGMVVLVFFPFIYGITLSFTDANLYNTNQPLTEIWIGLRNYVEILGDFNIARQGDNGTWVFNYLNFYWTLFFTVVWTITNVAIGVSVGLVLALILNTPNLALRPIYRVLLILPWAMPNYITALIWKGMFHQQFGVVNHVIRMFGGQGLSWFESPFTSYLTALATNGWLSFPFMMVVSLGALQSIPMELYEAARVDGASRWQQFVAITLPSLKPALVPAVILSVVWTFNMFNIIFLVTEGEPGNSTEILVTQAYKYAFQRYRYGYAAAYSTVIFGILLLYSVVQNRLSRATEAA, via the coding sequence GTGATTCCTCCTCAGACGAATCCCCCCAGCGTGCGGCGGCCCCGCGTGCTGGTGGGGCTGGCCCTTGCGCTCGGCGTGGGGCTGGCGCTGGCTTACGCCCTGCTCGCCCAGGCGCGTGAAGACGCCGCCATCGAGCGCGAGCAGCGCCGCACCCTCATCTCCCTGAACGCCCTGGCGGACCTCGTGCGCCGCGCGGGCGGCAGCGGAGATGGGGTGCGCGCCGTGGTGGACGCGGCCAAGGAGCAGCTGCCCGCGGGCAGCCACGTGCGCGTGATCGCCTTCTCCGGCGTCAAGCTGGAGTCCTCCACCTTCCCGGAGGACCAAGGCGACAAGGCGGCGCCTCGGCGGCTCGCGCGCGAGGAGAAGGTCATCTACGACCGTGGGCAGCGCCTGCGCGCCGCGGTGGAGACCAACCGCGAAGAGGGCAGCGCCCGCAAGCCGGAGATCGAGATCGAGCTGTTGCCCACGGGCGGCCGGCTCTTCTCCGCGCCGGTCGAGGCGGATGGAGGGGTGGTGGGCATGGTGGATCTGGCCACCCAGCCGCTCCCCAAGGCGGAGCGTCCCGGGCTGGCGCCGGTGCTGCTGGCCTTCTTCCTGCCGCTGCTGGTGCTGCTGGGCGTCTCCTTCGTGAAGCTGCAGCGGCAGTGGCAGTTGGTGGCTGCAGCGGCGGTGCTCTTCATGGCGGGCCTGGGCGGCTACACCCAGTACTCCATGCGCGCCCTGGAGGACGGGGTGCGTGGCTCACAGGGCGCGGTGGCGGAGCACCTGCGCGCCATCGCCGAGCGCGGCAAGGCGGCCATCACCGCGCAGAACCTCACCACCGAGCCGGCGCTCGCGCCGGGCACCTGGGACACGGACGTCTACCGCAAGCCGCTGGGCCTGCTGGACGCGCAGGGCACGGTGAACGAGGCCGTGGTCACCCAGCGCGTGGAGACGCTGCAGAGCCAAGCCTCACGGGCCTCGGCGCTGCTGGGGCTGCTGGGGCTGGCGCTGCTGGCCTTCATCGGCCTGGGCGGGCTGCACCGCACGGTGTCCACGATGGTGGAGCACCGCGAGGCCTACGCGTACATCGCGCCGGCCATGGTGGGCATGGTGGTGCTCGTCTTCTTCCCCTTCATCTACGGCATCACCCTCTCCTTCACGGACGCCAACCTCTACAACACCAACCAGCCGCTGACGGAGATCTGGATCGGCCTGCGCAACTACGTGGAGATCCTCGGGGACTTCAACATCGCCCGGCAGGGGGACAACGGCACCTGGGTCTTCAACTACCTGAACTTCTACTGGACGCTCTTCTTCACGGTGGTGTGGACCATCACCAATGTGGCGATCGGCGTCTCGGTGGGGCTGGTGCTGGCGCTCATCCTCAACACCCCCAACCTGGCGCTGCGCCCCATCTACCGCGTGCTGCTCATCCTGCCGTGGGCCATGCCCAACTACATCACCGCGCTCATCTGGAAGGGCATGTTCCACCAGCAGTTCGGCGTGGTGAACCACGTCATCCGCATGTTCGGCGGCCAGGGCCTGTCCTGGTTCGAGTCCCCCTTCACCTCCTACCTGACGGCGCTGGCCACCAACGGCTGGCTCTCGTTCCCCTTCATGATGGTGGTGTCGCTGGGCGCCCTGCAGTCCATCCCCATGGAGCTTTACGAGGCTGCGCGCGTGGACGGAGCCAGCCGCTGGCAGCAGTTCGTCGCCATCACCCTGCCCTCGCTCAAGCCCGCGCTGGTGCCCGCAGTCATCCTGTCGGTGGTGTGGACCTTCAACATGTTCAACATCATCTTCCTGGTGACGGAGGGTGAGCCGGGCAACTCCACGGAGATCCTCGTCACGCAGGCGTACAAGTACGCCTTCCAGCGCTACCGCTACGGCTACGCGGCGGCGTACTCCACCGTCATCTTCGGCATCCTGCTGCTCTACAGCGTGGTGCAGAACCGTCTCTCACGCGCCACGGAGGCAGCGTAA